A segment of the Peptoclostridium acidaminophilum DSM 3953 genome:
CTAGCGAACCCTGTTTGTAGCCGGCAATGCTTGCTGCTGTAACCGAAGATTCGTTGGCTGATTGCGTAACCTTTGCGTTGCCGTTTTCATCAGTAAAAGAAAGGTTGAAGTTAAACCCTCTGGCACCATTTGGAAAGTAGCCAGTTCCGTCTTCACTTGGCATGATTTCGATGTTTGTCATACCTCCCGATACAATCTTGCCATTTTCAAATTCAAGTATTACAGGCTCACCATCTTTTGTTGCCATTGTTCCGCCTAAGCCATCCATTGATTCTACTTCAATCACCCATTTATTTGAGTCGTAGAGTTCATTTATACTGTTTGTTGTTACATCATATAAACTGTCATCCTCTGCATTTGGAGTGGCTACACCGTCTTTGAATTTCCTGCTAATAGTCATCTTTATCGTGTGTTCTCCGCCCATCTCATCATACACTGTAAATGTAGTCTGCCTTGCAGTGATATCCGATTTGCTTATTTGAAAATTGGCATCATCAATTTTTGTTATATTAGCATTAAGGCCTGTGTTTACATTTATATTTCCTTCGAATGTGACATCTTTTTCTTTAGATATGTCTGCATCTTCAGTTCCTACGCTTCCTGTACACTTAGCAGGAAATACTGTCGCCTTTGATATTACAAGACTTTCGATTGTTTCCTTCAGCTTTGCATCTGGCCCTATTGTCCCTTCAGCAACCCTGTAGCCGAGCACCTTGAAGCCTCCTGAAGCCAACATATTGCCTCTGTCATCTATTGTGAAGTTACCCGCTCTTGTGTAGTATTTATTGTTAAAGCTCGGGTCGTCAGAAACCATGAAGAAGCCCTCTCCGCCTATCATTACGTCGGTAGGGTTGTCTGTCCTTTCAATAGCGCCCACTGTGAACATTGTGTCAACAGCGGCCACATCGATGCCAAGGCCAACCTGCATTGCATTAGACCCGCCCTTACCGTCTTCAGCTCCTGTGGCTCCCTTCAATGTCTGATTGAATACTTCCTTGAACTGAACTCTTGCTCCCTTGTATGCTATTGTGTTTACGTTTGCTATGTTGTTGCCTATTATATCCATTTTTGTCTGGTGCGATTTCAAACCTGATACTGCAGCATATAGACTTCTCATAATCGATTCCCCCTCGAATTATTCTTCGGTAGTGCCGTTTGTCACTTCATTTTTCAAACTTGCAAGTTCATCCATTATGTAATCCATAAAATCCGAATTGTTTTGACTTTCAATGTTCTGGAGTCGTTCATCCATGTTTTGAAGACTGGCTATCATTTGTATGTAGGCAGTTAAGCCTGATTCGTTTTGCTCTTCCATTCCCTTGAGTTTTTCATTCATTTCTTCAAGATTGCCT
Coding sequences within it:
- a CDS encoding flagellar hook protein FlgE, which gives rise to MRSLYAAVSGLKSHQTKMDIIGNNIANVNTIAYKGARVQFKEVFNQTLKGATGAEDGKGGSNAMQVGLGIDVAAVDTMFTVGAIERTDNPTDVMIGGEGFFMVSDDPSFNNKYYTRAGNFTIDDRGNMLASGGFKVLGYRVAEGTIGPDAKLKETIESLVISKATVFPAKCTGSVGTEDADISKEKDVTFEGNINVNTGLNANITKIDDANFQISKSDITARQTTFTVYDEMGGEHTIKMTISRKFKDGVATPNAEDDSLYDVTTNSINELYDSNKWVIEVESMDGLGGTMATKDGEPVILEFENGKIVSGGMTNIEIMPSEDGTGYFPNGARGFNFNLSFTDENGNAKVTQSANESSVTAASIAGYKQGSLDDFSIGENGDIVGNFTNGKKSILGKIALAKFKNPSGLEKKGSNLYMDTANSGISIIGTPGSNGFGPTVGGALEMSNVDLAREFTNMIQTQRGFQANSRIINTTDQMLEELINLKR